GATGCTTTTAGTTTCAGTGGGTCATCATCCATTGCTTATAGcatcctaatccaaaattaaaaccaaatctACAcccttatattttaaaatgagtggacgacgaatttcaataaatagtagataaaatatcaacaaaagggtaatatcgtcattatgttatcatatgataattttcgtgagtgttttttatatcaacatagtgtattacaaatatcaacaatatgacataagaatatcaacactagtacaagaaaatatcaacacatatttattgagatttttacatgtttttattgagattttatatgcattatattgaaatttttgatgtatttgttgataaaaatctgggtatcaacatttacgtttaaaactaaaataaaaaatatcaaatttcattatccgaacgtcgtcggaacatatgcaattgagatctcgttggaatccttataaaattatctttaatttgatatattttttacgaaaaaataatttaaatcgagaaagttacataaatttaaagttttaagatgattttaataagagagaattgacattaataccacttatttttatttaataatttttttaattaaaaatataattcatgtgacattattttaatcactAGATCTCTTAATCTAATGACTAAGATTTAATCTTAATTTGAGAttgcaattgatcactcccctttatttctatatatattatttgtatCTATGTATTCTAGAATCACTTTggattttcttaaaaataaataaaaactacaacataattttattatttttatcgaTGTATCATGTATGTATTCTTGAATCACTTATGCATCAAGGGTTTTCCATTCTTAATTCACTTTCTTTGTGCTCTTCGTTTATTTTCAATTCTTGTATTGTCCAATTCCATTTTTAcatggaaaaaatgaaaaacaaaaaatcctAGTCAAAGTCAATTTTCATGGGTTACAAATATTCTTCGTagtctttttaaaaaaaaaaattaaggcTAATATTCGAAACATAATAAGTGcactaactaattaacaacCAACTGATTGTTAATTACCACATACAATTACTATTCCTGCTATACTACAAATTCTTGACCACTATCACTACCTAAAATTCTAACCACCGCAACCTTGATTATGGGTGCAGAAATTATGTTGGAAACAAAGGATCTCAAAAGTGAAAGATTTGCTGATATTTGGTCGGTTCCAATGATTACTGCCTCCAAGATTTCGAGTTTTTGATACCGCAGACAAGAATAAACAGCCTTTAATTAAATCCGTTGCTCCTTTTTGTTTGACCAAGACCATCTAAAAATTGTAACCACACAAATTGTTAGTATTGTACATGAAACGTAAATAAGGCTTAAAACTTGCATATCATTAACTACGAATTCTATTAGAAATAATTCATTCTCaatcaaaacttataaatcACAATGAAGGTTTAATTAGGGGGACTTATGCctcatataataaaatttattaactgTTTGAATCTTTTATTGGGGCGGGGAATAATGATAATTAAGTAACCATTCTAGCtatgtttataataaaatgattattaagaaaaataaagaaatggtTGAGACAAATGATACGAGTCGTACCAGGTGGTTGTAGTAGGACAGATGATGTTGGGTTTTTACATAATTACATCAATGGGAATGAAAACAAGTTGTTGGTAGATTCTGACTGATTATTAATTCTCTGTCTTTGATCATCCACTTCCCACAAAACCTGTCTATCACCCTGAAAATGATGTAAATTTTGTCCATGTTATAGTACATCATACTTATgtgaaaaactaattaatatatttatataaaaaaatatatactatgtGTTAATTTGTGTACCTGGGATAAAGCATTTGGAATCTGGGATTGGtgtaagagagaagaattaTCTAAGACTAGATAGGAATTGGCTGTTGTGGGGCTGCATTGATGCATGCCTGCAGGCAACGGTGATGCCAAGCTATTAAAATTCTGCATGCATTTATTgggcaaagaaaaaaaaggtttagatttttttatcaaacgtagtacttataatattaattgaagGAACATATATTCTAACACTACAAAAAAGGAGGTGATTTGCTAGCACCACTGTGCTCGCAAAAAGGTAATGAAGTGCTCGCAATAGCCCGTTTTGCTAGCACACTGCGAGCACCAATTGTGCTAGCTATAGCGCTTGTAGCAAATTTGCGACCAGTTTTGCAAGCAGAAGTTATTTTGCTAGCACCTTTTTGCTGGCTAACAGGAGAAGTTGACCAAGCTATATATGTGCTCGCAAGTTTGCTAGCACCTCTATTGTGCTAGCAGGTTTTCGACCATTTGTAATTAGTGTATtcaattctaatatttttttttaatttattatttggacaatttattaaataaaaatcataatgacaataaaaaagtaataaaactaaaaaattatataaaattaataatattgttatacACTTTTAGTTTATAAAGACTTGAGCTATTTTTGACTTATCATTTCGTCAACCTATTCACTGTGGTTCGTTCATCAACAGTTCCAAcctcctattttttttctctaaatcTGGGCGCAACTTGCATTTTGCTCTCTAATTCAGCACGTGCTATTGCATTTTTCCTCTCCAACTCCGCACGCAACACCTCAGTTTGCTTCTCCAACTGCTCGCGCAATTAGTACTTGAAGATCTTACTGAAATCTGGgaaacataatatcaacacattgtTAGTTGATCATAGTTTCCGGGATGAGAAATGAGAGGACCACGTTTCATAAACAGAAATGAGACGTATCTGAGAGAATCTCATTCATAGTACCCTCCttattttgtttacttcttattcTCCGAGTCACTGACTCTATATCTCTTGTATGTAGACCTAGTTCTAATACCATTTAGATAATTAAGTGAGAATCCTATATTTTCTTCTAATATATGTACTACAAAAAGGTAGCATAGATCCAATCTattatataaatgtataaatacaTATCCAAAACAAGTAAGAAGATAAGAAAGCATCTTGTGGTGTTAAGATGATGAGAAAGCATTTTGGCCCGTTTGAGAAAATGTAAGGAGTTCTCACCAAGAAGTGAATCTTCTCTGTGTGACTTCTTGCTCATCGGACATTAGAATAATGAACATCAACATTTATTATAACTTAAGACAGTAAAGCCAAATACTTCAGAATAAACAAATGAATCTGGATATACAGAAGGGGGATTTACCTTCACATAGCGAAATCCTTGTGGATCAGCAGAGCTCTTGCATCCTAACATAATCCCACACCTATACTCCATGAAATGTGAATTATTCTGAGTTGCATTCACATTACAATAACACAATAATATAGCATAACctcaacaattaattaacagAAGTCTTGCAATCACTTACCAAACATGTTCTTTTGTAACCCTTCTGCATCTGATCCCATAACTCCAAAGTTCTGCAAAGTGCAAACATCCAAAAACCAAAAGTTAATCTATACCAAATTCCTCGAGTAGTAAAGTTATGCGGTGAGATAATATATCCCCCCTTCAGCTGACTGAAGAACACCACAAAATTTCTTTAGGTATAACGGTTCTATTCATCAAGATTCTTAGTAGCACTGTTTCCAGAGCTTACAAACGAAGAACCAACAATTCTCTTTCCATCTAGAGGCCTAGTTGAATAATTGGTGTTACTTTGAACTTAACTTTGgggaaaaatgaaagaaagtgCAGATCAGTTTAAGTTGTGATTTCCTTTGCTATAGGATATATACTCGTCGATAAACAGCGACAAACATGATATAAAAATGGCCTTAGATTCTCATGTCTAAAACATCCAGTGTCACCTTTAGCCAAAATTACTAAAAGGTAAGAAATTATTGACTGTTGACAGTCGATTTGGATTACAGCAAATCTCTGCCCAACTGCCTTCTTTAACACCACAATTTGAGGAGATATTGAATATGTAGACATGTCTCACCTGGAACAAGATGTCTGTATTAGTAAGTCCCGGCAGAGAAACCTTTCAGTTCTACAACACTTTTCAGCAAGTTTAACTACACATTGTCATCCTAAATCCTTCGAAgtcaatttattaattcatttttaagtatgatttagttaattcattaattatatcaCAAATTATCATGCTGTTAGCATCTCCATCAACAAACTTTCTCAAATCAACAtctaataagaaaaaaatcagaCTACGCACTAAATACAGAGTTTGGAAGGGTACGAACCATGCTATCTTCGACCTCATCCGGCGCGGCGGAGCTCGAGCCAAACCGAGATCTTTGCATCGCTTTGTAGGCTTGATTTTTCCCCATTTTCGTGATAGTAAATTCTACAATTTTATCCAGCAATAATcgataaattttttgaagcGAGAGTCATGAAACAAGAGAATCtaaacaattaaattcatTCCATTGATTTACAGAGAATTATTGAAGATAACAATTAGAGAGGGTTATAGAAGTACCGACGAATCATTCCAGAAAACGaaattccataaaaattttatcaatttctcgGCGAAGCCAAGCAGAGGGGAATCGAGTGGATTGCTACCGAGAATCTCCGATGAGAGCGGCAGAAGGAGCCGCGATGATGTGAAATCGCGGATGCACGCCTTCGATATATTCGATTAGGGGATATGCAATGAGCAATTGCTTGGAGAACGAGCGGTCCGATCATCGTGATGTTTGATTCCAGAGCTTCTCCGGCGATCATCATCAGATTTACGCTCAGCTTGAGTGATCGTTAATGACAGCGGCGGAACTGCGGCGACATGCGGCTGAAATGCGACGGCAAAGCTAGGGCTGCGACATTGAAGTTGTGTAGAGGAAGGGAGAGGGGAGAACTGATGGTTAATTAGAgatagagagggagagggagtgCAAGGGCTATAACTACGGCTGTAAGGGTGGGCGTGTGGGAATGGAGGAAATGAGAAGAATTAGGTTATTAAGTAGTATTTAACTAGCACCTATTTTTGCTCGGAAATTTGCGAACAGAGGTACTTTGCTAGCTAACTTGCGAGCACATGCATTTGTCTGCACCGTTTGTCACGATCGCGAGCACGGTTTGCTCACAAATTTGCGAGCACTATATGTGTGCTCTCAAAACTCCTCATTTTATCCCCTTACTCTCAATTGGTCATTGTTTGCGTTTTTGCTCGGGATTTTGCTTTCAATTTTGCTCGCAATTTTGTGAGCAGGCTATATTATGCTCGAAAGTTTGCGAGCACCGGTGGTGTGCTCGCAAAAAGTTGGTCGCAAACGGAAgctttttttgtagtgatagtttataatttcatCCAACATGGGGGCCTTTCCAGTAACCTGT
The genomic region above belongs to Salvia hispanica cultivar TCC Black 2014 unplaced genomic scaffold, UniMelb_Shisp_WGS_1.0 HiC_scaffold_18, whole genome shotgun sequence and contains:
- the LOC125198655 gene encoding uncharacterized protein LOC125198655 isoform X2, coding for MSTYSISPQIVVLKKAVGQRFAVIQIDCQQSIISYLLVILAKELWSYGIRCRRVTKEHVWCGIMLGCKSSADPQGFRYVKISVRSSSTNCASSWRSKLRCCVRSWRGKMQ
- the LOC125198655 gene encoding uncharacterized protein LOC125198655 isoform X1; translated protein: MMIAGEALESNITMIGPLVLQAIAHCISPNRIYRRRASAISHHRGSFCRSHRRFSNLLSRKWGKIKPTKRCKDLGLARAPPRRMRSKIAWFLCRDLLIQTSCSRTLELWDQMQKGYKRTCLVWDYVRMQELC